The genomic DNA CGACCCGCACGCCGACGTGGCCCTGCTGACCCAAGCCCTCATCGACATCGAATCCGTGTCGGGAAATGAGCGGCGGATCGCCGATGCCGTGGAGACCGCGCTGCGTGCCATGGACCACCTGAGTGTTCACCGCGACGGCGATTCGATCGTGGCCCGCACCGGGCTGGGTCGCAGCGAGCGCGTGATCCTCGCCGGGCATCTTGATACCGTCCCGCTGCCGACCACGCCCGGTTCGCGCGGCACCGTCCCCTCGGTGTGGGAACTGAACGACGACGGCGCGGAGGTGCTCTACGGCCGGGGCGCCACGGACATGAAGGGCGGCGTCGCCGTGCAGATCGCCCTCGCCGCGGCCCTGACCGATCCGAACCGGGACATCACGTATGTTTTCTACGACCATGAAGAGGTCGAGGGATCCAAGTCCGGCCTCGGGCGCTTGTACCGCAACTGTCCCGAGTTGCTCGAGGGGGACTTCGCGATCCTGCTCGAGCCGACGAACGGCACGGTGGAGGGCGGATGTAACGGAACGATTCGATTCCGGGTCACGACCGAAGGCCGAGCCGCGCATTCGGCCCGCGCCTGGATGGGGGAGAACGCAATCCACGGTATGGCCGAGGTGCTGACGAAGCTCGCCGTCCACCGACCCGTGACGACCTCGGTAGATGGGTTGGATTTCCGCGAGTCACTTAATGCGGTGCGCATTTCCGGCGGTATCGCCGGCAACGTCATTCCGGATCGGTGCGAGGTGGAGATCAATTATCGGTTCGCCCCGGACCGGACGCCGGACGAGGCGGAGGCCTACGTCGCGGCCCTCCTGCCGGGGTTCACCCTCGAACGCACCGACGCCGCCGCCGGAGCCCGACCGGGCCTGAACCATCCGGCCGCCGCCGCCTTCGTGGCCACGGTCGGTCAGCCGCCCAAGCCGAAATACGGCTGGACGGACGTGGCGCGCTTCTCCGCGGCGGGCGTCCCGGCCGTGAACTTCGGTCCCGGGGATCCGCTGTTGGCGCACTCCGATGACGAGCACGTGCCCGCTCAGGCCATCCGCGATTGCTGGAGCGCCCTGCACCGGTGGCTGAGCGCGGCGTAGACCCGGCCGCACGGTCGCGGCAAGCATGGAAACGGCTGAGGCCGGTCACGACGAACGTGACCGGCCTCAGCCGTCCTGCGGGTGCCGGGGAGCTACTGCTTGCCTGATCCCGGTCCCTGATCCGCAT from Zhihengliuella flava includes the following:
- the dapE gene encoding succinyl-diaminopimelate desuccinylase: MTYDNQPHQAVVPPAVIDPHADVALLTQALIDIESVSGNERRIADAVETALRAMDHLSVHRDGDSIVARTGLGRSERVILAGHLDTVPLPTTPGSRGTVPSVWELNDDGAEVLYGRGATDMKGGVAVQIALAAALTDPNRDITYVFYDHEEVEGSKSGLGRLYRNCPELLEGDFAILLEPTNGTVEGGCNGTIRFRVTTEGRAAHSARAWMGENAIHGMAEVLTKLAVHRPVTTSVDGLDFRESLNAVRISGGIAGNVIPDRCEVEINYRFAPDRTPDEAEAYVAALLPGFTLERTDAAAGARPGLNHPAAAAFVATVGQPPKPKYGWTDVARFSAAGVPAVNFGPGDPLLAHSDDEHVPAQAIRDCWSALHRWLSAA